The DNA sequence CTTTTCCTACACTTTAATTAGAGAAATTAATTATGAATTGAGGTGTAAAACAAGGGTCTTTGAATGCACAAAGTGCACTGCATTTTCTTAATGTGCCCAAACATAGACAATTAAGATCAAGATGGGTTAAATATCATTTTAACTTTTAgtagccatcatggtgtagtggattgagcactggagagcaaggttcaaatcccagtttggctatgtaaacacactgggtgacaaccttgggcaaatcacattgcctcagcctcagaggatggcaatgcaaaccCCCTTGTAGAAAGTTAGCAAGAAAAATAAGTTTGCCTTaatgttgccataaatcagaaatgatttgaaggcacacaacaacaacaacaacaacaacaacaacaacaacaaccaaataggtcctttggaagaagaaatgtccataaactttaaaaaaaatgaagacaaTCAGATCAAATAGGGAGTGAAGGCATGTTTATAAGAAAGGGAAGCTTAAGGCTCACTCTCTTTTTTCACCAGCATCAGTACAAAGGAGCCTCTGACCAGCAGCTGAACCCAAAGTTATTATCTGGTTCTTCAACTGTTTCACCATTTGGGAAATGCTGACACAGAACATTTTGTTATTCCTGAAAACCTGATAATTGGCAATGATACAGCACCAAGGACCACCTTCCAGCGTAGACTCATGCAGACTCACACAACTTAACCTAGGCAGACATAAATCCAATTCCATCTTCAGAAACCCACTAGTTCTGGTTTTTACCAGCTACAGCTCATTTGCCAACTGTAACAATCCTTTTTAGTACAAATCTGCTGTTCTACAAAGTGACTATCAGCTGACCcaatatttctctttttccaaATCTCTTTATCAAATACTAGTTGAGAAAAGCACTTACGTGAAAAGCAAACTGTCCTGAAAAGTCATACATGCCACAGGAATGCATTAAACTCAGAGTGTTCCGAACAGCTTCAGGACTCAGGACTCTCTCACCAGTGATTGGGCAAAACCCTCCATTAGCCAGTGTTGCTGCCATAACACTGGCTGATTCACAAGTCACTTCTATGGAGCAAAGCTtaagggggggaaaaaagaataaaacagaacACTTTAAAACTATTGCACACAGGCAAGACATTATGTAGGTAAAAATCAAATATAGCTATATCTGTATCTTTGTAAAGATCAGATACAGATATATCCAACTGTATTACTCAATGAACAAATATTAGACTAGCATAAAAATTATCTTGCCAGCAGATCAGGGGAGAAAGCCTTATCTGGTTGAGTGTATGACAGATGCTCAGACTGATGGTGGACTAGTATTTTAATAAGACGGACAACAGTATTATAATTCAATTCCTCAATATACACTTTCCTAGTCTGCTGAAGGATGAGATTCTCTCCAGACTTAgtgcaatacagttggccctctgtgtcTGTGGATCCTGGATCCACAATTTGAACCAACcactgaatgaaaaaaaaattgcaaaataaacaaacaaataaagagaCATGGTGATTAATGGCACCTGCGGTGCTGCCAACACCCTCTTGGCCTAATTCCTCTGCCAGCCCCTGATCTGAGCCACGGACACTGGCACAAACCCAAAGGGAGGAAAGGCTCTCTGGGGCCAACAacacttcctccttttcctcctagtCTTCACTTGACTCTACTTTAAGAAAATCCACAACTGGTCAAGAAAGTGGTGGAAGATAAAATAGTCTAAATAGGCAGTGCAGGGGAGGAGAGTAATGCTCCACAGCCATAGGGAGGGAGGTGagagtattttttattttattgaattgatCATCTGTAGATTTTGTTATCTGTGAGGAGTTCCAGAACCAATctcccatggatatggagggccaattataCTGAAAATTGTTCTATGGATCACTGTCTTTCTAACCAAATCATCATTGATCATTGTGAAATCCATGGATACGAAAGGTCAATTGTACCTTCTATTATGATGCAAAACCTCAGTACAgcataataattttgttttcacTTGTCTGAATTTACAAACATGTATAGTTTTAGAGCGAGCATAGCGAAATATTTAAGCTATggatctggagaccaaggttcaaatcccagctagccatggaaacctactgggtgaccttgggcaagtcacattctctcagcctcctcagaggaaggcaaggtacaccccatctgaagaaatcttgccaagaaaaccttaggaaacACTAatgggttcaccttagtgtctccTAAGTGAGAAattatttgaatgcacacaacaacaacaacaacggtttTAGTGGTTATATATGCAACCTACAGCTTTTTTCAGAGATCTTCCTTGAATTCTCCAATGTCAAAGATTAGCCTTGACTAAATATATTAGTGAAAAATTCTGGGAAGGTATTCAAATGCACAGAAATCCCTCTGTGCAAAGGGGGATTACCAAATCTATTCAGAATACATTTTGACATGAAAGATACAAGCTGCAAAGGCAAAACAGGAACTAAAACACATTTAGCTAACATGCAgctgattttattatttataaatgctGCAGTTGGTCCAAATAGAATATAAGATAAATATACTATAATGTTATTGCCTTTGCAAAATGTGCATATGTAATATGTTAATATTGTTCTGACAGAATTTTGTTTGCCCTATTATCTCTATAGCTTTGAGGATTACCAATATGATGATGATTAATTAGTTACCTGGAAGTAGAAGTCTAATATGCCAACCATATCGGTTCCTTCTGGGAAACACTAAAAAAGTAATAACAGCACATTATGAGATATGAAGAACCTGATGTCTGCACTAAAGCTTTTCACACAATGAATACTATGTGATCAACAGAACCAGTTAAGTTAGTATTCAGAAGTAAACTCCAAGGCTTATTTTCCAGATGTTTAACTTTATGTGAAAACTGGGAATGAAGCATCTTTAGCCATTTGTATTTCAAACCACAGAAATCCAAGTTCATTTCTGAGTCATTACTTTTATATAATACTATGAAAACATCATAAAGCCTTAGGCAGATGCACAGGACACAAAGGGCTGAGGCTTCTCTCCCCATTTCTGTTTGCTTTTATAGTTCCTCTCCATTACATAAAGCAGCTTGGGAAAAAGGATCCTGCTCTTACAGCCCCAAATagttgttgctgttatattttGATCCTCCAAGCAGGATAGAAATGTCCAGTGAGACTTATTAGGCACCTGGATAGGAATTTATGGCAGTTATTTTAAAAGCCATCTCACTGATATTAGTCGGAATATACTCTTATATAGATAAAACAGCAGCTGGCACTTTTTCCTCCATCTGCTCTCCTCCCATTTCATAAAAGACACATCAATAACTGCAGTATAGTATAATGTCAGCCCTCCTGCCCCATAAATCAGATGAACTGATTGCTTTCCCACagcttaaaaacacacacacgttAGAACAATCTTCTGAAGTACTGCATATGCTACTTCTGTTCAATTTAATGTTTCCTTGGCACCTtacataaatacattaaaatgcaaaattttaAGTCTACTCTTAGAATGAAGAAGAGATGGCATTGTGAGATCTTAGCTAATTAACACTTTGCAGACCTAGTTTGCTCTAAGTGAGCAGACATGGGTCTCCCTGAACTCAATCCTGGAGTATTTCAGACTACAAAGTGGCCAGTGAATTTTTAATATCGCCATTCATCTGGTTGTGCTGTGAGTTGGGGTACAATCTTAtagaaaagtggaatacaaaatAGGAAGACAACAACAGTGTAAGAGCAGAACAAGAACTGCTGTTTCtgttgctactactactactattaccaccaccacctatTACTACTGCTAGTAATTATGATGACTATGATTATATTATCGAAGAGCACAAAGTGCAGTTTTATTGTATGTTTGTATGCATTCATTACTCAATTAACATTATATTGCTTTTCCCATTCAATATGAAGAAACAAAAGCTTGTTCCATGAACTTTATTGAGTAGATGTTATCTAATGTTAAGGAAGTGGAGGCAATAGATTCCAGAGACATACCTTTTTCTCTTTCAAATAATACCCTATTGCAAAGTTTCGGTCTCCACTTTCCCTTTCAGACTGGAatctaggaaaaaaaaatacagaaatgtacATCAAAACTGGAGATTAACAGCAGTGAAAGGTTCTGAAATAGATGCAGCAGAtatataggggtgtgtgtgtgtgtgtgcaaacacTTTAAGACCCTATAGTCTTTATTTAGCAAATGTGTGTAATTGGTTCTTAAATAGATAAGTTACATTTCCGTTGGAACCTAAGGAGACTCAATACTACATATGCAGTTTGCAATTCTAACACAAAATAGGAGAAATAAAATATCCTTTAAAtgtcatgccaaaaaaaaaaatactttgtggttttttttgggctatgtgtccatgtttatctagaagagtttatctgCCAAAGCATCTGTcaaattttaaaatcttgtatTTGGGTAGACATTTCTTGGCCGTAAGCAAGTATAGCAACAGAATTTCAGAATGCCCAATTTGAAGGAATACTTATATCTATTTTCACCAGGACTCCACAAACCCACTTCTTTCCTTGCTGTTGTACCTCTCCTATTTGGAAAGCTCTTCTGTGCTTCTACCCATTATCACCtatttttgcagttttaaaaaaatcctttcctcCTTCATTCTCAGAGGAGGACAGGAAACATGAACCGTTGCTCTCTCCTGCAATTTGGGTATTGAGAAACCTGTCTATAAATTCCTGCAATACCAGCCGAGAAAGAAAGGTAGCTCCTCTCCCTCCAGCCCAGTTCTTGCAGGAGGCAGTTGGTGTTATTCTGCTGGCGTATTCTTCAGAAGCCCAACTATtcgcaggaggaaaaaaaatcaattttcggTAAAGGAAATAAGAAGATCAGAACAGGATGATTTTGAGCTTACAGGCTTTCCAAAAAGCTGTACCTTGCTATTCTTTCCTGTAGAAAGAAAACTTggttgatgattttttttaaaacttagcaCTGGAGTTTTGTAATGGGCAGTAGAAGCAACACAGAGAAGAAGGGAAACTAGCCCTGCTTTCTATTGTAGCTCTCTGTGGAAGAAAAGAGGGTAAGTTTCTCTCTCCCTGATGGGCTTTCATAGGAGCCAGCAGCAGGGACTTTTTGCCAAAGCTCAACACCCTTCTTTTGTCCATGTTCTCTGCAGATGCCACAGAATTCAGTTAAGAAGGGCTGGATGGTGGCAACCTTAGAGATATGGCCTAGCTAATAAAGCTAAATTTATAGACCAACTTGTGTTACCAAAATACAGAGAAATACTTACAGTAAGAACCATACTTACGTGGCATTACTGAACCCAACATATTCATTTCCAGCCATCTTATTCATGAACTGCATCACCTGTCAAAGAAGAATCACAACTTGTTCACTGTATGAAGTGATAAATCTCATGAGTCCAGAATTCAGCACAAGTCATTAGGGTATTTCAGACCCAAACCTAAGCTACTGTTCTGTGCTGTGTGAGACTGGAAGCATTTGCTTCTTGgcttaaaaataaactataattcgGTTTTATATCTGTGAGATATAGACTTCTAAGTACCAATGTATCATAtcaaattaatcaggacaaaGCAAGTGAAACAGCAATTTTCAATTTATTAATTATAATCTTGTAAGAAGGGGTGTCTCAGGAAGCAGGCATACTTGTCTTCAggttttatataatatttataagcCATTTTCTGTTATAACATTTTATCTGAATTTTCATTGGATAATGTATAAACTTTTAACCACCTGACAAGCAAAACAGATTTTGAATGACAATCCACAAGAATCTTACCATAGTACTTTTAAATTTAACTataggaaacatttttaaaacactgtagTATTCACTTACATAGTCAAATTTCTCAGCATTATTTGCTCCTTGCTGAAAGGAAAGAAGACATATTTACAAAGTTTGTTAATTCAAGAAGAGCTTTAATTCTAGTTTAATTTAGTCTACAACTACTTAAATATTACTATTTAATATTAGACTGGTTTATTTATTAGTCTAAATAACTAAAGTTAGATTACAAAAAATGcttaaaactttttaaagaatAGCATACAGTAgagatttcaattttaaaaagttaccaaTGTGTGGGGAACAGAGGTGAATATCAAATAAGGCTAGCTTTATTTTGAGTGCTCTTTACTCAACTATGAGTTAGTGCCTGGAAATTCAATTCCAATTTATTGTAACTGGtagaaaaaaataacattccaCCCCTGCAGTTTAAGACTGCATTTTACATTTTGCTAGACTCCAGATTATTCACTGTTACGGCTAGTTACTAAGTGGAGTTTACATTTAAGCAGACAGGAAAGTGTATCCACTGCTGCAAAAACAACCATATGGCAGAAAAATGGAAGTTTTTGCTTGTGCACCATTCCTGACACCTAAAAAGCTACTCTCAAAATTGAGGAAATGTCTTCAACATACTAAAAGGGTACATATTAGGGAAGTCATAAGGCACAGTTGGGAAAGTTTGCATGTTCCCATTTTCTCAAGTGTAATGCTCTCCAGTGTTAACAGATAGCGGACCAGCAAAAAATACTGTTCAACAGCTTGTTCAGCAGATTTGTTAAATTTAGGATCTTTCTGCACTGACAAACATTTAGTAATGTTCAATTTGGCAATAGTAATACTTAAGGGAACTAGACTGAATCTTTAAGCTTACCCTTGCCACTATGATATAACACCTAGTCCAACATCACACACTGCTTTTGAAAATCAGGGGCCTGTACAAATGTAGTTCTATAATTACATATTATACTGGTATATCCTTTAAAGCAAAGGTGGGTATGCACCACACCACACCAGATCTAGGatatctgttaattttttttaatttttaagaaacaaacaaacacgtACAGTGTTCCCTtgtcttatgcgggggatccgttctggaccacctcaggtaaggcaaattccacgtatgcttgagTCCCAATGAAACTAATGGGGAttgggtgcagcagcacacatgcACGTGCCACAGCCACACATGCCATTTCCTGCTTGTTGcgcagctttcagtgtaagctgaaagccatgtatagggtgcccacgtatgacgcgggtgaACTTTATATCCCCAAAGCCATCCAGGTATGATGGAGGGGAGCAATTTCACTAGGTTAAGGGAAGAGCTGGCCTCTTTTAGACCAAGCAGAGGCCTTTCCCCCTCTCAAACATGAAGTTACTGGAAGTAACTCCCAGTTTTGATACCACTTCCCATATAAAATAGCTGTGGGGTACAAAATGAAATTGGAAAAATTGCTTCCCACATTCTCTAGAGGGCATGCATGGCATTTTTCTCTTAAAAAACTGGGGCTGGTGGGTGGGCTGCATGCAGCTTACTGGTTGTACTTTTCCTTCCCTTGATACATAATCTACAATTACATGGAATGGATGCATGGCTGTCTTGTTTGTTGGAACCCTGAGCAATACACTCATTCTGTCTAACAAAACAGTGGGAAAGAGAGCCTGTCATCTAAAAGATCTGTGCAATCTATCTCCGTATTACACTGGATTATAGCCAATACTTGAATATCTTGAATATTGAATAGGGCATTATCTTAACTGATACGTGTTCTTTCTTCCCAAATATTGCCTCTTGCTTTGAGAAGGGTATATGCTTGCCAGATCAACTATTCAAAAATTGTGGAAAGATAGCTCTAAAGTGCTAGGGACAGATCCACTGTTTTTAATGGGCTTACATGGGTGCAGCATAAGCAACATTCTTATTCAGAATAAGGACCATCTGACAATTTTATCTCTGTCTAAAGGACTAAACTGCCAGATATTTTCAAAGAGATATTAGAtgcaattaacattttaaaaaacaaactgccTCAAAGTAATCGGCCTCAGTTAACCCACAGAAACATTTAGGTAACGTTTTGTTCAGTTCAGCTATCCAACAGATTGcttaaaaacaatcaaagaaaCATTATTTGCACTAGATTTAGCATATGTGGGAAGGAAATAAACAAACTGAAGCCTGTACGAACCAGCATTCTACTCAATGAAACGCATAAAGCCAGCCTCATTTCCCATTCTACAAGTAATTTAGCGTCTTGCAGATAATCTGTGAAGCCACACGCACCAGCTCATCTAGTGATGTGCAGTCATACACGTATGATCACCAGCTGAAAGAATACCACACTGTTGTATAAACGTTAGGCACCAATAAAGTCAAAATGTTGCTACCCAGAGTCAATGATTGTTTAAGAAATATGCTAAAAGGGTTAAGCATTGTGTTGTAAGGCATTagaaaaacaaacttttaaaaaagtgtaactCCAAATCTGTtcaatgaaaaataattaaaagaagaaattacCAACTTCATTGAACTGTTGCAGTTGTCAAAATATTCCATAGATCCTAATGCTGTAAAATATGTAACAACATTTAAACCACAAAAACCTTTCAAATGCACAGTGAATGTTGCTTTGGGAAAGTGGGTCAGCATTAGTTATGGGATGCTGTACTGGTCATTGTTGTATAGTTAAGACAGTTAAACTGAAACAAGTTTTGCGTTTCTCCCTACATTTAAGGGAGGAGGCGAAAGATACTTAATGCAAGAGTACAGAAAAGTTTGGTTCGTTCCCCACTCCACCCCTTAACTGTAAATAAGCTTTTACAAGTTTAATACTGTTAGCTAAATCAGCATAGATTGTATAAGCATACAATCAAAGCAAACTTATTTCAGCATTGATCAAATTCAAAACTGTGTTGTCTTTAAAAGCTGTGAAAAAATTCAGACACACAAAAGCAAACAACTTGTCTTTCCACAGCACCTTTTAGATACCAGTTTATACTCACTGATAAAAGTGCTGATTAGcatctttaaaaagcaaagtcCTAAACCTGTATTTAGCCTGCAGTGCACAAACTCTTCTTTCCAAAGGAAATATCAATTAATATTCAAGCCCTTCAACTTTTGCCAGCCAACTTAGCCACATGGCCAGTGTTCCTCTCACTCCCTGCAACATTTTCAAAATAGAATTCCTACAACTTGTAGATCCTTTTAAAGCTAATGTAATAAGGagaaaaaagcattaaatatttgcaaagcttttttttctttagcaATCCTGCAAGTATTTCCTCCATGTAAAAGCAGAATAAAGACCTGCTCTTGTTCTCtccccattttgttttggtttgggaTGAATTTTCCAGTTTGTGAAAATTCTTGTGTTTTTTCTTATGAAATTTTACAGGCAATTCATCTGTCTGCAAATGTACCATGCAATATGTGTCTTATATGACAagcataatatatacatatatacacttaGTGTGTGCATGCCTGCATGTATATTTATGTGTATATGCACACTTTTGTGTATATACAAATGCATTGGTATGGATACACGTACTTTTAAGACTGACACAATCAAATGATAGACAAGTCACTCATGCAAATTTTGCAGTGATATACACATATCAGTATTAAGAAAGAGGATAAAAACTGACTTCATTTACACTAATATTTCATCAGCATGCAATTTGAATCTCAGAAACTCATTGTTCTCAAGTTTAAGATACTAGTTCATtaaacatttaagaaaaacatAAACCCATGTATAAATATGTACTTAATACTGTTGTCTGagtaatgttttaaaactttacagtTTTTCCTAAATGCTGAATAATCAATTACTCAATATTATAGTAtgattaaacacattttaaaaaacttaaccAGCTTTAAAAATAAGCAACCTGATTCTAAACTCTATCTTGGAGTCCTGTAAGTAGGAGATGCCCCATCATTTCAGTTTCAGGAAATAGGTAACCCAGAGAATCATCACTGTGTATACATGGAGCTCTCAAAAACAAGAATACAGAAATATGCACAATGGAACCCATGGCCAAGGCTTCACTGAATTATTTTACTTAAGACCACGTTGAAACATAAACAAACCTCAGATGCAATTGAAATACAGCACTATGCCTGTCGTTAAGAATTTACTTTGTATTAACAGTTACATTAAGGCCTTGTAACACACAGGAATACACTGTGTAATAAGTTTGTGTTTTATGTCTAAACAATGCTTTAACAGCTCCTATTCAGTTTGTACTTACACAGTTTGAAATGTATGCTTGAATTTGGACCTAGGAGATCCTGGTTTAAGTCTCACCTCAGATATGGTGTTTCTGGGGAGCCATTGGGAAGAAACAGCATGACTACTTCTATAAAAGTGAATAAAGGGTTGTTGTCAAGATGAAAGCAACAACCTTTTTGACAGCTAAAGTGTTGTATAAATGAGTGATCATTGGGGGGAAAACCAAGAGACCATGCACTGGGCAACTCCCTAGATCAATAAATAacctttatttaatattttttacttCATattcatttaagaaaaaaaaaagcataatttgaagaagagaagagacaTCTATTTTTAGGAGGATTAACCAACAGAAACACAGAGGAAAATGTGTATTTATACCCTGTAGGTTTATGGCTTGATGAGCAGAAGTCCTCTTCCCAAAGCCTTCTGCAATAATAACATATGTGGGAACTACTAGTTTTCCACACATTCTAGCTTACTTGAGAAAATGAACCTAGGGAAAGTCGATAAAAAGTTCTCAGCATGTTCCATGAAACCAAGTAAACAGGCTATAGTTAGGGGTCAGGAGGAGACTGCCTCTTACTTTAATCATTTTGGTCACTAGGACATGTCCATGTGAGCACTTCTTTATTTCTTCCAGAAGTCAATGCTACCACTGATTCTCATGCACCTGAATACAACATTGCAGCAGGAAGAACAGAGTACCAATATTTATAGGcttttaaatcaaataaataatatggagaaaataaaatattgtaggCATCATTCAAGTTTTCAACAAATActtttagaaatgaaaaatgcTGTATAAATGCCTCACCCCTTGGAGAAAATTATCAGAATTCTTTAGTTATCAACAGTATCTCAGCTATGCTGCCCACGCCAGTTTTAATGTTACCCTGTTTACATAAACTGATTTTATACACTTTTAATCAAGATTCACTGCAAAAAGCTTtgagaaaatatttttccatgACAAGACATATCAGCATTTGTTTTACTGATGCAGATTCTGTCACATACTCACTGGAAAGAGTAACAAGAAAGGCCCTGCTCCATAGCTAGGGGCAAAACTTTATATTTACTCTAATCTGGTTGTGGAAATTTGCTCTGGACAAGAATAGATATCACAACATTTATCAACTAATAACTGAAAGAATCACAAGTATTTCAAGACCAATATTTCTATACTGAAAAGCAGTCATTTTGAGGGAGGGGAGATAATGGCTAATATTTACTGCTGAGTTATGattgctgtattattattacacgtaaaataaattattgttttagGTTACTTTGAAATGTAAACACAGAGATTATAAATTATTGACAGAACCCAGGCTTGTAAATTCTTGGTTTTGTTCCATATATATAAATTCTCTTCTCACAAATCACTATGATTCTCATCGTGCTGTATTCTTATTTTGTTGTTCTAAAGATCTCTTGTGTCACAGATCACTGCTCTTACTTGCTTGTCCTTCCTGgatcatttcattttcttttgttaacAATGAACACTGTGGTCTGGGAGACTGCTTTTGCATTAAATAATATCTTCTCTATATACTGTCTATGAACTAGTTCTGTGTCAGGTGCAGTCAAGACAATATTATTCAGAAAAGTGTGCCTCTCATGCACTAAGGCTGATATATGGAGCAGTGACTAGATAGGTGCCCTTTTAACAATTCTCTTTATTAACAGAACTAATAAATGAGTAGGAAATATGGTTGCTGCAATGCCAAACCCCAATCCTCAGGAGAAACACCTTGACAGACAATATCACAGTAAATAACACAGActatacatttgggggggggacctAGCCACTAAAAAAGCATGAACTCCAAGGTCCACCTAGTGACATATTGTCCTAATAGTGGTCAATGTGATACCTATCAAGGCCTTTATGCCATATAATAA is a window from the Sceloporus undulatus isolate JIND9_A2432 ecotype Alabama chromosome 1, SceUnd_v1.1, whole genome shotgun sequence genome containing:
- the GLS gene encoding glutaminase kidney isoform, mitochondrial isoform X6, which codes for MLTHFPKATFTVHLKGFCGLNVVTYFTALGSMEYFDNCNSSMKLQGANNAEKFDYVMQFMNKMAGNEYVGFSNATFQSERESGDRNFAIGYYLKEKKCFPEGTDMVGILDFYFQLCSIEVTCESASVMAATLANGGFCPITGERVLSPEAVRNTLSLMHSCGMYDFSGQFAFHVGLPAKSGVAGGILLVVPNVMGMMCWSPPLDKMGNSVKGIHFCHELVSLCNFHNYDNLRHFAKKLDPRREGGDQRVSLRASASGVGKYEPTQDLHGGWLMEDHETVNLCDVETDAKRMGFS
- the GLS gene encoding glutaminase kidney isoform, mitochondrial isoform X5, whose translation is MLTHFPKATFTVHLKGFCGLNVVTYFTALGSMEYFDNCNSSMKLQGANNAEKFDYVMQFMNKMAGNEYVGFSNATFQSERESGDRNFAIGYYLKEKKCFPEGTDMVGILDFYFQLCSIEVTCESASVMAATLANGGFCPITGERVLSPEAVRNTLSLMHSCGMYDFSGQFAFHVGLPAKSGVAGGILLVVPNVMGMMCWSPPLDKMGNSVKGIHFCHELVSLCNFHNYDNLRHFAKKLDPRREGGDQRPAFGPWDYESLQHELALKETVWKKVSPESNEDISTTVVYRMEGRGEQN